The following are encoded together in the Anaerolineae bacterium genome:
- a CDS encoding right-handed parallel beta-helix repeat-containing protein has protein sequence MITANPYWLFRLATILLLALALFVLGPTTVVRGATYTVNSLADPGDGTCDTNECTLREAITAANANSGSADTINFSVTGTINLSSQLPDLTDTAGVTISGTGITLDGGNSIAYGLRSVSTQNNTISGLTLQNFTTVGIEFVTYTSGTDGGHNLQDVTVTNSNIGVRIYNGTGVSISDCTLTDNNTAGIVIEWYSGIPNIDIDGCTIGGNSGDGNGIGIDIANEGADGITIQDNTISYNTTHGIRIFGGADNTTIEGNTITNNGSNQNHYGIFITGAGTNGTQIVNNNTITYNQGHGIALVSGPQNTVIRSNTITNNGQIIVGSYAGSGVSVEGDGTDGTMIGGTDGDQGNAICCNNGNGIIVKGASANGPADTSIIGNAIYQNGQASTNGVGIHIAGVVEDGGDADSYTVVVQSNAIYANFAQGILIEHGGAGSPTNTLIGGTYGSQGNLVYKNGQEGVLIRDNGSNGHVVRGNTIGISVMGGSSSAAAPNNNSGVAITNGAQNNLIEGNDIAYNRYQDLLLSGSGTTGNVVQYNSIDSDSNETPHNYDNSGVVITGAASNNTIGPCNSITDHRFDGILILGDNADNNMVKDNNSNCFSWPSDTAGITGNGRGISIVNNSVSGEAFGRVDPAHGIPGPDNTTVQNNTISSNVGDGVYVKLTSNTLIKNNIINGNVTHGILWVGSTGGSIQGNTISGNANHGLRIEPHYGSSTSPDTASDDHLNGTLRIGTDSPNTFAHNGGSGVYIIDDDIGYTVSQIASNNSFSGNQNQVQQDWLGVVELLVCSGGSCIPITSGQTVTIIANGGSPIWSGSTYDATGSNPALGVWGPSGLDYDDVDTWFTITEALVGNNGALVSYTPHTVTTTGTYNHSGTFSYDGDSTTHSVSPDYGLPFSNDTASSYTGRYQIAQLRFAPTAIELTTLTATVPQPLTWRRLVVVAILSGLGFLLGYLKRR, from the coding sequence ATGATCACTGCCAACCCTTATTGGCTCTTTCGTCTGGCTACGATCCTATTGTTGGCCCTCGCCTTGTTCGTCCTCGGGCCGACCACAGTGGTGCGTGGAGCCACCTATACTGTCAATAGCTTGGCCGATCCCGGTGACGGCACCTGTGATACGAACGAATGTACTCTTCGCGAAGCGATTACCGCCGCCAATGCCAACTCCGGTTCTGCGGATACCATCAATTTCTCCGTTACTGGCACCATCAACCTGAGCTCGCAGCTCCCGGACTTGACGGATACGGCCGGAGTGACGATCAGCGGGACAGGCATCACCCTCGATGGCGGCAATAGCATCGCCTATGGCCTGCGCAGCGTCTCGACGCAGAACAACACCATTTCTGGCCTCACCCTGCAAAACTTCACCACGGTCGGAATCGAATTCGTTACCTACACGAGTGGCACCGATGGCGGTCATAACTTACAAGATGTCACCGTGACCAACAGCAATATTGGCGTCCGGATTTATAACGGCACTGGCGTGAGCATAAGCGACTGCACGCTGACCGATAACAACACTGCCGGCATCGTAATCGAGTGGTACAGCGGCATTCCCAACATCGACATTGATGGGTGTACCATCGGCGGCAACAGCGGCGACGGCAATGGCATCGGCATTGACATCGCCAACGAAGGCGCCGATGGCATTACCATCCAGGACAACACGATTTCCTACAATACCACCCACGGTATTCGAATTTTCGGCGGTGCCGATAACACCACTATTGAGGGTAACACCATTACCAACAACGGCAGCAATCAAAACCACTACGGGATTTTTATCACTGGCGCTGGTACCAACGGAACCCAGATCGTCAATAACAACACCATCACCTACAATCAGGGCCATGGCATCGCCCTTGTCTCGGGGCCCCAAAACACCGTCATCCGTAGCAATACCATTACCAACAACGGCCAAATCATCGTCGGGAGCTATGCAGGCAGCGGTGTCAGCGTTGAAGGCGACGGGACGGATGGGACCATGATTGGTGGCACTGACGGCGACCAGGGCAATGCTATCTGTTGTAATAACGGTAACGGCATCATCGTTAAGGGCGCAAGTGCTAATGGACCGGCCGATACAAGTATTATCGGCAATGCTATCTACCAGAACGGTCAGGCGAGCACCAATGGCGTAGGCATCCACATCGCCGGCGTGGTGGAGGACGGGGGCGATGCCGATAGCTACACCGTGGTCGTGCAGAGCAATGCAATTTACGCCAATTTCGCCCAAGGTATTCTCATCGAGCACGGCGGGGCCGGTTCGCCGACCAACACGCTCATCGGCGGCACCTATGGCAGCCAGGGCAATCTCGTCTACAAAAACGGGCAAGAAGGGGTGCTCATCCGGGATAATGGCAGTAACGGCCACGTAGTGCGAGGTAACACTATCGGCATCAGCGTGATGGGCGGCAGCTCATCTGCAGCGGCACCCAACAATAACTCGGGCGTGGCCATCACCAACGGCGCGCAGAACAATCTTATCGAAGGCAATGACATCGCCTACAACCGCTACCAAGACTTGCTCCTCTCCGGCAGTGGGACTACCGGCAACGTTGTACAGTATAATTCGATTGACTCTGATAGCAACGAAACGCCGCATAACTATGACAACAGCGGTGTAGTGATCACAGGGGCAGCGTCGAACAACACCATCGGACCCTGCAACAGCATTACCGATCACCGTTTCGATGGTATCCTCATCCTTGGTGATAACGCTGACAACAACATGGTCAAGGACAACAATAGCAACTGCTTCTCCTGGCCTAGTGATACGGCCGGCATCACCGGCAACGGCCGTGGTATCTCGATCGTTAACAATAGCGTCAGCGGCGAGGCTTTCGGTCGTGTCGATCCCGCCCATGGCATCCCCGGCCCCGACAACACGACTGTCCAGAATAACACCATCAGCAGCAACGTTGGCGATGGTGTTTATGTTAAGTTAACCTCTAACACCCTAATCAAGAACAACATCATCAACGGTAATGTGACTCACGGCATTCTGTGGGTAGGTTCCACCGGCGGCAGCATTCAGGGCAATACGATTTCGGGCAATGCGAATCACGGGCTGCGCATCGAGCCCCACTACGGCAGTAGCACGTCGCCCGATACCGCCAGCGATGACCATCTCAACGGCACCTTGCGCATCGGCACCGATTCGCCCAATACCTTTGCCCACAACGGCGGCAGCGGGGTTTATATCATTGACGACGACATCGGTTACACCGTGAGCCAGATCGCCAGCAATAACAGCTTCAGCGGCAACCAGAACCAGGTGCAACAGGACTGGCTGGGTGTGGTTGAGCTGTTGGTTTGTAGCGGTGGCTCGTGTATCCCTATCACGAGTGGCCAGACGGTCACCATCATCGCCAACGGCGGTTCGCCGATTTGGAGCGGCAGCACCTATGATGCTACCGGTTCGAATCCTGCTCTGGGTGTGTGGGGACCAAGTGGTCTCGACTACGACGACGTGGACACCTGGTTCACTATCACCGAGGCGCTAGTCGGCAACAACGGCGCTCTGGTAAGCTATACACCTCACACCGTCACGACGACGGGAACCTACAATCACAGCGGCACCTTTAGCTACGACGGCGACAGCACCACCCATTCGGTCAGCCCCGATTACGGGTTACCCTTCAGCAACGACACTGCTTCGAGCTACACCGGCCGCTATCAGATCGCCCAATTAAGGTTTGCACCCACCGCCATAGAGTTGACGACGCTGACCGCCACTGTGCCGCAACCGTTGACTTGGCGGCGACTAGTAGTGGTGGCGATCCTGAGCGGTCTTGGCTTCCTTTTAGGGTATCTGAAACGGAGATAG
- a CDS encoding neutral/alkaline non-lysosomal ceramidase N-terminal domain-containing protein, whose amino-acid sequence MTELLAGFGRADITPKIGCQLVGYAGRSSGATGVHDPLFSRALVLENPDGRWALISNDLCYLNAETIREIRESIYRRVGIPPSHTFVAATHTHSGPHDRHAHNWDRPLAELVANAVETACQALQPARIGSGFGFLYGYSINRRWLDRPIDPGIAVLRVDDAAGRPLGLVTNFGCHAVVLGYDNYLISADWPGYACAKLEQALGTGAICLFFQGGAGDVNPLVEGVRKHLRSGHTVIAGDLSAYYGSLDDPQRWNIYDRGGGTFEEAAELGEAFADEVLRVATRISTMTLADSIWSEQVTINAAADPDEPRPEPPAWSRALITEAPTIANPSDIPAEVMVFSLDGMVLIGEPGEPFSQTAVNFKVRSRALGYTTPVLAGYANGWLVYLPEPEAFDEGGYEPGWAVRLGISRHFQMRVWEAIEPILRQRAMRKG is encoded by the coding sequence ATGACAGAGTTGCTTGCTGGCTTTGGCCGGGCTGACATCACTCCTAAGATCGGTTGCCAGCTCGTGGGATATGCCGGACGCTCTAGCGGCGCAACGGGTGTGCATGATCCTTTGTTCTCGCGGGCGCTGGTTCTAGAGAATCCAGATGGACGTTGGGCTCTCATCTCGAATGATCTCTGTTATCTCAACGCGGAGACTATTCGGGAGATTCGCGAAAGCATCTACCGTCGCGTGGGCATCCCGCCGAGCCATACCTTTGTCGCAGCCACGCATACCCACTCAGGCCCCCATGACCGACATGCCCACAATTGGGATCGACCACTGGCTGAGTTAGTAGCTAATGCGGTTGAAACCGCCTGTCAAGCTCTTCAACCTGCTCGAATTGGTAGTGGCTTTGGTTTCCTGTACGGTTACTCTATCAATCGACGATGGTTGGATCGTCCGATAGATCCGGGCATCGCTGTCCTACGGGTAGACGACGCGGCTGGCCGGCCGCTGGGGCTGGTGACGAATTTCGGCTGCCATGCCGTCGTGCTCGGCTATGACAACTACCTGATCAGCGCTGACTGGCCGGGCTACGCCTGCGCGAAGCTAGAACAGGCTCTCGGCACAGGGGCGATTTGCCTTTTCTTTCAGGGAGGAGCTGGCGACGTTAACCCCCTGGTGGAAGGTGTGCGCAAGCATTTGCGTAGCGGCCACACTGTCATTGCTGGAGATCTAAGCGCTTACTACGGCTCATTGGATGATCCCCAACGCTGGAACATTTATGACCGCGGGGGCGGCACCTTTGAGGAAGCAGCCGAGTTAGGAGAGGCCTTTGCTGACGAAGTGCTGCGGGTCGCCACTCGCATTTCGACTATGACCCTAGCGGATTCGATCTGGTCAGAACAAGTGACCATCAACGCTGCCGCTGACCCTGATGAGCCACGTCCAGAACCGCCGGCTTGGTCACGCGCGCTCATCACAGAAGCGCCAACTATAGCTAACCCGTCAGATATCCCGGCCGAGGTCATGGTATTTAGCTTGGATGGCATGGTGTTGATCGGAGAGCCCGGCGAGCCGTTTAGCCAAACGGCGGTGAACTTTAAAGTCCGATCGCGCGCTCTAGGGTATACCACCCCTGTGCTGGCGGGATACGCTAACGGATGGCTGGTCTATTTGCCGGAGCCAGAGGCCTTTGACGAGGGAGGATATGAGCCAGGCTGGGCTGTACGCCTGGGCATTAGCCGCCACTTCCAAATGCGCGTGTGGGAGGCCATCGAGCCCATCCTACGACAACGAGCTATGAGAAAAGGGTAA
- a CDS encoding neutral/alkaline non-lysosomal ceramidase N-terminal domain-containing protein has product MTKTLQAGAAKVNITPPLTIPYLGYEPRHAFFEGIHDPLYVRALAIDDGLTQAIILAADAIGFSNEILGSERNFTAEVRARIERRTGVPATHIMLTCSHAHSTPETIHLRRLLDTPAAAPWLETLIDQLTSAAVMAISRRRAHILKIGIGEVRGLARNRRVLGKHGGVYPIEERPSKDQIADWGIVDPQVGVLLLEDERGDSCIVLANFACHPVTVQVQPLISADFPGAAMALVERNVPGCTVSLFLQGACGDLNPARDDSRDFKDVDRYGLMLGGEVLKLVGLLSSPDYPISHPIVAVNSVVISLPTRDVPARDSVLKTFEEADRKLAMATTEEERKHFAKERRQAEEALILIARSAEPIEAEIQVMRLGDAALVAIPGELFAELGLEIKRRSIAPYTFIVCYANGWIGYIPTEKAWGQGGYEVELGPWTRVGPMAGVLVVEKAIELIREAMK; this is encoded by the coding sequence ATGACCAAGACCCTTCAGGCTGGAGCGGCTAAGGTAAATATCACGCCGCCGCTAACGATCCCGTATCTAGGCTATGAGCCACGTCACGCCTTCTTCGAGGGTATACACGATCCCCTCTATGTCCGCGCTCTGGCCATAGACGACGGGTTGACACAGGCGATCATCCTTGCGGCCGATGCTATCGGCTTTAGTAACGAGATCCTTGGCTCAGAACGTAACTTCACAGCAGAGGTGCGGGCGCGTATTGAGCGGAGGACCGGCGTACCCGCCACTCATATTATGCTGACCTGCAGCCACGCCCATTCCACTCCAGAGACGATCCATCTGCGCCGTCTACTTGATACACCAGCTGCCGCACCGTGGCTAGAAACACTCATAGACCAGTTGACCTCGGCAGCGGTAATGGCGATAAGCCGACGCAGAGCCCACATCCTCAAGATCGGCATAGGCGAGGTGCGTGGGCTGGCACGCAATAGACGTGTCCTGGGTAAACATGGAGGCGTTTATCCGATTGAAGAACGCCCGTCAAAGGACCAGATCGCTGATTGGGGCATCGTTGATCCGCAAGTTGGTGTGCTCCTGCTGGAAGACGAACGCGGTGATTCGTGCATCGTGCTAGCCAACTTTGCCTGTCATCCGGTCACCGTGCAAGTACAACCGTTGATCTCGGCGGACTTCCCAGGCGCGGCGATGGCACTTGTGGAGCGTAATGTACCTGGATGTACGGTAAGCCTATTCTTGCAAGGCGCCTGCGGCGATCTAAATCCCGCACGAGACGATAGCCGTGATTTCAAAGACGTAGACCGATATGGCCTGATGTTAGGGGGAGAAGTACTCAAACTAGTAGGCCTCCTGAGCTCACCAGATTACCCGATAAGCCATCCGATTGTTGCTGTAAATTCTGTAGTCATCTCGCTTCCTACACGAGATGTACCAGCACGCGACTCGGTGTTGAAGACCTTCGAAGAAGCAGATCGAAAACTAGCGATGGCAACAACAGAAGAGGAACGGAAACATTTTGCGAAGGAACGGCGTCAAGCCGAGGAAGCTTTAATCCTTATCGCCCGTAGCGCAGAGCCAATTGAAGCGGAAATCCAGGTTATGCGGTTGGGTGATGCTGCACTTGTTGCAATCCCAGGGGAGCTATTTGCCGAGCTTGGCTTGGAGATCAAGCGAAGAAGCATCGCTCCATATACCTTCATCGTCTGTTATGCCAACGGCTGGATCGGCTATATCCCCACAGAAAAAGCCTGGGGCCAAGGAGGCTACGAGGTAGAGCTCGGCCCTTGGACACGCGTCGGCCCTATGGCCGGAGTCCTCGTCGTTGAAAAGGCGATTGAGTTGATCCGTGAAGCGATGAAGTAA